The sequence TGGAAAAATAATCTTTACAGTTACATCAGGTACTTTTGTAGCTTGTTAAATTTTAAGTTGTCATAGCTGTCACTGAATTTAATTTATCATAAAGGCTCCGAAAAATGTTGACTCCTCTTGCAACCGCACAGCCTGAATATCAGTAACTTGTAGAGACAGTTTGTCTCCCTGCTGCAGTTGGAAgagtgccccctggtggctaGAAAACAGCTGCAAGTCCGGGGCTGTGTTCCAGCACTTTGTTACAACTGCTTTGGAAAGCAGGATGGGCTCCTGATAAGATGCAGTCTTcctgtatatatactgtataaatggctGAGAACGTTTCCCTTGGAGCGATGGAAGCAGTTGGAAGTAAACCTGGGAGTAAACGAAGTAGAGTCCCTTCCGGTGTATCACAACCTCGCCATCGGGGCTATATCCTATCACGCCTTGTTGAACAGCAAATCCGTTAATATTGTCCCAGCGAATATTATCCACTGTTATTACGTTCTCCTCTCCATCTAATTCAAAGGAAAGTATGGCAAAATACAGTCAGACAATATCCATGGAAACGGATACCCATATCAGGCACCGATCGatattttaaattgttacaTATTAAACATTATCAAGTTTCTCTTACCCTTCTTCAGCCACAAAGGGAACTGCCTGAGCTCCTGCTCAGGCCCCATGTGAATAACAGGTTTGTTGGAATGAGACAGGGTTATGTTGTTGGCTGcgaaaaaaatgtgaataaacagATTCTGTCAACAAGTCGTATTTCGGTAA comes from Megalops cyprinoides isolate fMegCyp1 chromosome 3, fMegCyp1.pri, whole genome shotgun sequence and encodes:
- the tnfsf10l4 gene encoding tumor necrosis factor (ligand) superfamily, member 10 like 4, whose protein sequence is MTAESQSHSYSQLKEHILLLTTKQDKPGKWNVFVLILSLVLGAEVFITTFLLYDLSKEINQVQEEARFGEYPLHCLHQLADPSYQENASLSPGGLASCDSLIHELRNSAHKHLISGIRNALHQELTANNITLSHSNKPVIHMGPEQELRQFPLWLKKDGEENVITVDNIRWDNINGFAVQQGVIGYSPDGEVVIHRKGLYFVYSQVYFQLLPSLQGKRSQPFIQYIYRKTASYQEPILLSKAVVTKCWNTAPDLQLFSSHQGALFQLQQGDKLSLQVTDIQAVRLQEESTFFGAFMIN